The Plasmodium coatneyi strain Hackeri chromosome 11, complete sequence DNA segment cattttttcacatgcTGAGGAAATTGTTTCCCAATAGTTTGACCATTTTTCCGCGCACGTGGTACCACTCTTACTCAGTTCACTCTGTACCTGCTTATAATCGTTGTAATATTCAAATATGATTTTCATGTCTTTGAAAATGGCTTGGTCCTCAAGATCGTTGTATTTAAAATCACACTTCTTTTCACTATTGCAGGAAGAAGTTTCTTCCAGCTtagtgtaaattttttccaagagGCTTGACAACTTTGTACCTTTTAAGTGAGACCAGTAGTTGTGTCcaaaccaataataaaacaagcGGCAGGAAGCGCTATCACTTTTAAAACCTGTTGTCCTTCCTTGCAAACATGCGTAGTCGTAGGCGTGATCGATTTTCTTAACATCTTTAATAATTTCGGTACAATTTGGACAAGTAGTCTGTATTTCTCCCTTCAATTGTGTACCTTCGGTATCCATGCCGCCAGGGCGCCCTCCTCCATCATTCCCGAAATTTGTATAGAAGTCGTTATATGAGGTTAACTTATCAGTAATTGACCATTGTTTACACGTCTGGGCAGGTGGGGGTTATGTGTGTGGAACataaatatgcatgtatatatatggtatatatatatagttatatgtatatatatatgtatatttttcctttattttacatGACAGCATGTATAAAATGCTTCATGCTCATTATGCTTCCTTTTATACTGTACATGAAGGGGAACAAACCTGTAATGGTGATTACCTTCTCTGCCATgttttatgtatgtgtacacatatatttctttgtatatattttttactttaaatattgcttatatatttatatatttaatataaggaatgtatgCAAGAAATTTTGCCCACATTATGATTGGTAAGTGTAGGGGTGGATGAATAGTAAATGTGTgaaatgtgaaatttttacTTGTTGTTtcttaaataataataatatatatgtgttgtttaattttttcaagtaaTGATGACCTactataaatgtatatatatatatatatatatgtattgtatacatatatatgtgcagcaGAATCATTACACATGTACATTGTATACATTGTACATTGGAGCAtgtatgttattattattattatttattaatattattatatattattattcttatatattattattatttattatatacatgcgTTCGCTTCAGttattgaatatatatatatacctatatacatatatatatagtctatatgtatatatatgtagtgcaCAGTTGTTATATACAGTTCAAACATAGAAAgagctcttttttttttttgttctttttctatgCATGTTCAcatgaatgtgcacataaatcTATATTTAGTGAGGGAAGAAGCgtgcacatttataaaaagaatgcagaaggaaggaggaatatggtacaaaaaaattgcaatcCTTatatggagaagaaaaaaaaaaaaaaaaaattccattagTTGtatgtgagaaaaaaaaaaaaaagagaagtatATACACATCCTTCTAGTAATAATTCGTAATACACATGCCTCTCTCCTCGTTCCACATTTCTTCAGCTACGTTTACTAATAATGAACtcaaacaaaaatatgtatattacgTTATTTGAGCAATCCGATTCCCCTTTCCGTTCTCCATTTTAattcatatattatattctaTATACATACCTATGTGTTCACTCCCcacacacacttttttttttttcttttctaaaaatgttcttttttttcaattttattcctctttctttttttttttccttttttttccttctatcccttctcttccttttcggtACATTTTATAACTGTGTGTAAATAGTGTACATGTaggattacaaaaaaaaaaaaaaaaaaaaattatagttTCTCCCCATGCGGAGAGGGCAGGGGTGGAACGCAtcacattacatacgttgataactaatattcccTGGTCCATCCCTGCGGcgtccattatatatggtagaatgatcATCAGTTGTTGAATCTGCTATTGTGGTGGATCCAATTGTTGAAGTGCCATTCTCTGTTGAGGTGTATTCCGTAAATGCATCAAAGTTGCTCctggtagtttttttttttctcttccttattttactGCTCCCTCCTCCAAAATGATTACtaaaccaagaaggtaaaagattatgctgaaataaagaagaaaagaaagggaggggtgtaaaaatatgtattacatacatatacgtgtctacacatatatatgtccatatatatatatatatataactatatatatacatgtatatatatgagagTATTGGTATACTATGATCTATAATGGTAgttttactttatataaaaagaaagcgaCTGTTGGTAATCCCATCATCGGTAGTACAGTGGACACAATAGTGGGGACGACGCTACTACCACTTCCTCTTCCATGGGAAGTTGTGGTACCTGGACCAACTCCAGGTCCAGGTCCAGGTCCAAGGCCTTCCTGTAATGATGACGTCCTCCCTGGTTTTGATGCATCCTCACATTTCAATTGCAACTGTTCTGGATCATTAGTAtcattaaacattttttaaactgcTCACAATATGAACCACTCGTAGGAACCCCGCCACAACCACTCCTTACACCTTCATATATTGGTATGATGGCGTCCAAATATTGGCTATATAACTGAGCACAGGGGGCCTCCTCATGATTTAGGATGGCTGTTTGTATGACACTGTAATCGTGGTAGTAATCAAATATTGTTTTTCTCTTAAGGAAAAGGTCTTTGCCTATAGTTTCACAAATAATTTCACACCCATGTTGAGTATACGAATTATGTAATTGTTCACAAATCATACTTATAATAAGTGAAAGTGAATCACTATCTTTCACATTGTTGAACAATATATCCCCTATCCAGAAATATAGCGCGTGACAGAGTTCCTTCTTGTACGGATGTGCATCGGTGCCCTTATACATTTTGTCCACGTAGCATATTGCTTTGCCAATTTTATCGATATCATTGCCTTTATTTGCATAATTCAGAGAACTTCCTAAATACCCCTTTATACTTTCAACGGCACTTTCGCCAGCGCAGGTGTCCGTTTCTTTATTGAACTTGTCATAAAAAAGTACCTCCGACTTTGCATCCTTCAATTTTGGTACCTACAAATATGTGATCAGCAagctacatatatatgttcctaaATGCTTcaattcatatatttttattacagTATAGGTAGAGTGttacacataaataatgTGTTACATGCATGATGTATATATTGGCATCTTCTAATTGTGAAGTAACCGTTAATGATGTTCCACCTACTGCATCCGgcattttgcatatatatctCTGTGCTCATAGTGAAATTTATTCTTAAgaacacttccttttttttttttttttggggggggttttctttttatttaacattatttcccccccccaaaaaaaaaaaaaaaaaaaggccgaATTTTgagcgtatatatatatatatcccactgttaaaaatgtgcataataatTTGCTACTCCTCCTTCCACTACACCCttaaaaggagggagggCGACATACTACTTGGTaggtgttaggtggaaggaacgttgttagcggtggtaggtggaaggaacgttgttagcggtggtaggtggaaggaagattgtgttAGGGTGTGGGGGTGAGTGTTGGGAGAGGGGGTGTaacattctcttttttttttttctcataaaagggaatagGATTATTAAGTATGTTATCATCATAAATTGTATAGAATAGAACTAA contains these protein-coding regions:
- a CDS encoding KIR-like protein, with amino-acid sequence MAEKTCKQWSITDKLTSYNDFYTNFGNDGGGRPGGMDTEGTQLKGEIQTTCPNCTEIIKDVKKIDHAYDYACLQGRTTGFKSDSASCRLFYYWFGHNYWSHLKGTKLSSLLEKIYTKLEETSSCNSEKKCDFKYNDLEDQAIFKDMKIIFEYYNDYKQVQSELSKSGTTCAEKWSNYWETISSACEKMNDKCKEDGGADKEKQYCNDFNNTYAVHCDTANLHQEMEVLIKKMQREADEAQITATKAKDEAVRSAFTTSSLSSIFGTLGMTVAPFILYKYKPWYSWFGNHSGNGGGRRSTRKKGSTGQNFDVSAEDTFTEYSTDNSTIGDSAGESSTVRSSSAYTTPSTRPSTGGRERRANNTRAGRGMVGYQNM
- a CDS encoding Variable surface protein Vir7-like protein — protein: MPDAVGGTSLTVTSQLEDANIYIMHVPKLKDAKSEVLFYDKFNKETDTCAGESAVESIKGYLGSSLNYANKGNDIDKIGKAICYVDKMYKGTDAHPYKKELCHALYFWIGDILFNNVKDSDSLSLIISMICEQLHNSYTQHGCEIICETIGKDLFLKRKTIFDYYHDYSVIQTAILNHEEAPCAQLYSQYLDAIIPIYEGVRSGCGGVPTSGSYCEQFKKCLMILMIQNSCN